The following is a genomic window from Methanocaldococcus sp..
ATTATAGATAAACACTACAAAATTGTTAAAAAACCTGTATTAATTATATTAGAGGAGGCACACATTTTTATACCAATAAGTGAAAAAACAGAATCAAGTTTATGGTTAGGAAAAATAGCAAAAGAGGGTAGAAAGTTTGGAGTAGGGTTGGGATTAATTAGTCAAAGACCCAAAGAATTAGATCCAAATATTTTATCACAAACAAACACTAAAATAATTTTAAGAATAGTTGAACCAGAAGATCAAAAATACATTCAAAGAGCTTCTGAAAATTTAGGGGAAGATTTAGCAAAAGATTTGGCATCTTTGGGAATAGGTGAGGCACTTATAGTAGGAACCGCAATAAATTTACCATCAGTTGTTAAAATAGATAAATTTGATGGTATATATGGAGGAAAGGATATAGATATAGTTGGGGAGTGGATGAATATAAGTGATGAATGGTAAAAAAGGGATAATTATGGAAAATATTGAAGAAATAATTAAAAATTTAAATTTAAAATTTAGAAATATAGATGGAGAGAAGTTAATTATTGCAATTACATGTGATGAAAATAAGAATGTATTAATGACTGCATTTATGAATGAGGAGGCATTAAAAGAGACATTAAAAACTGGTTATATGCACTACTACTCAACAAGTAGAAAAAAATTATGGAGAAAGGGAGAGGAAAGTGGAAATGTTCAAAAATTAAAGGAATTTTATAGAGATTGTGACGGAGATGCTTTGTTATTCATAGTAGAACAAAAAGGAGTAGCATGTCATGAAGGTTATTACTCATGCTTTCACTACAAATTAAAAGATGGTAAATTAACAATTTCTGAAAATTATTATAAATAATACTCTCAATGAGTGAAACTATGGACTTTGAAAAATTTAAAGAGAAAGAAATATCAAAAAAAGAGGCATTAGAATTATTTGAAGATAATGAAAACATTTTTGAACTATTTAAATTTGCTGATTCTTTGAGAAAAGAGGAAGTTGGGGATATAGTGACTTATGTAGTAAATAGAAATATAAATTTCACAAACATCTGTATTGGTAACTGTAAATTTTGTGCTTTTAGAGCCAATGAATATGATAAACATGCTTATTTTTTAGACATAGATGAAATTGTTAAGAGATCTGTTGAAGCAAAAAAATTTGGATGCACTGAAGTTTGTATTCAGGGGGGATTGCATCCTAAGATAGATACTTATTAT
Proteins encoded in this region:
- the hisI gene encoding phosphoribosyl-AMP cyclohydrolase, which produces MENIEEIIKNLNLKFRNIDGEKLIIAITCDENKNVLMTAFMNEEALKETLKTGYMHYYSTSRKKLWRKGEESGNVQKLKEFYRDCDGDALLFIVEQKGVACHEGYYSCFHYKLKDGKLTISENYYK